Genomic window (Leptospira bouyouniensis):
TTTCCACCTAATTACAATAATACTAAAAATAAGGTCAAAGATTTTAACTTAAATCTTTTTCCTTTGAGTGTGAATATTGCACACAATGTCAATTACCAAGCGTGGACTTTTGATGGAGTAGTACCGGGACCAATCCTTCGAGCAAATTTAGGTGACAAACTTCGCATTCATGTAAAAAATTCTAGCCCTGATCCTCATTCCTTACATTTTCATGGAACTCACGATCCAATGGAAGATGGATGGGAACCTATCCCGGCTTTTGGTGAGAGAACTTATGAAATCGAGGCAGGTCCAATAGGATTACACCCTTACCATTGTCATGTTCCACCTCTTATGTTACACACCGCCAAAGGTTTGTATGGTGCTTTATTGGTGGATCCACCTGTGAAAAGAAAACCTGCTCATGAATTTGTTCTTACGTTTTCGGGTTGGGAAACGAAGGGTCAAGGGAAAAATGATTTTTATACCTGGAATGGAATCGCAGGTATATACGATCGATATCCAATGAAAGTACCAGTCGGAGAACGTGTTCGATTTTAC
Coding sequences:
- a CDS encoding multicopper oxidase domain-containing protein translates to MDRKSFLTTIGFGVMGFVGSIFGSMGFNSRKSNDICGPSDPSSSSANFGIVTSPTVSDNYQNSIGAGGSLRGTNTYGSMAHPPFFIKEEYTERFYFPPNYNNTKNKVKDFNLNLFPLSVNIAHNVNYQAWTFDGVVPGPILRANLGDKLRIHVKNSSPDPHSLHFHGTHDPMEDGWEPIPAFGERTYEIEAGPIGLHPYHCHVPPLMLHTAKGLYGALLVDPPVKRKPAHEFVLTFSGWETKGQGKNDFYTWNGIAGIYDRYPMKVPVGERVRFYIQNMMEREPVMTFHLHAQTFDIIRSLGTTVPDGHSDVVTIGQTERVVIEFVLTKKGRYMFHPHQTHMAENGGMGWIVAV